A region of Sulfitobacter faviae DNA encodes the following proteins:
- the tsf gene encoding translation elongation factor Ts: MAITASMVKELRDSTGAGMMDAKKALTENDGDMEAAVDWLRTKGLAKAAKKSGRTAAEGLVAVKVEGGHGVAVEVNSETDFVGKNAEFQSMVSNIADAALKVDDVEALKAAEIDGKSVETTLTDAIAKIGENMSLRRMQSIEGETVVSYVHNAAAPGMGKIGVLVAMTGGNEELGKQIAMHIAAVNPASLSEADLDPAVVEKEKQVQMDIARESGKPEAVIEKMITGRMQKYMSEVTLVNQSFVVNPDLTVGKAAEEAGATITGFVRLEVGEGIEVVKEDFAAEVAKAAKG; this comes from the coding sequence ATGGCAATCACAGCATCCATGGTCAAGGAACTGCGCGACAGCACCGGCGCAGGCATGATGGACGCCAAGAAGGCATTGACAGAAAACGACGGCGACATGGAAGCCGCTGTCGACTGGCTGCGCACCAAAGGTCTGGCCAAAGCGGCGAAGAAATCCGGCCGTACCGCTGCCGAAGGTCTTGTGGCTGTTAAGGTCGAAGGCGGTCACGGTGTCGCGGTTGAGGTGAACTCTGAAACTGACTTCGTCGGCAAGAACGCCGAATTCCAATCCATGGTCAGCAACATCGCCGATGCCGCGCTGAAAGTGGACGATGTCGAAGCGCTGAAAGCGGCTGAGATCGACGGCAAATCCGTTGAAACCACCCTGACAGACGCCATCGCCAAAATCGGCGAGAACATGTCCCTGCGCCGCATGCAGAGCATCGAAGGCGAGACTGTCGTCTCCTACGTCCACAACGCCGCCGCACCCGGCATGGGCAAAATCGGCGTTCTGGTCGCTATGACCGGTGGCAACGAGGAACTGGGCAAGCAGATCGCGATGCACATCGCCGCTGTGAACCCCGCGTCGCTCTCCGAAGCTGATCTGGACCCGGCCGTGGTCGAGAAAGAGAAGCAGGTTCAGATGGACATCGCCCGCGAAAGCGGCAAGCCCGAAGCCGTGATCGAGAAAATGATCACCGGCCGCATGCAGAAGTACATGTCCGAAGTGACACTGGTGAACCAGTCCTTCGTCGTGAACCCTGACCTGACCGTCGGCAAAGCCGCCGAAGAAGCGGGCGCAACCATCACTGGTTTCGTGCGTCTGGAAGTTGGCGAAGGCATCGAAGTCGTCAAAGAAGACTTCGCAGCGGAAGTGGCGAAAGCCGCGAAGGGCTAA
- a CDS encoding substrate-binding domain-containing protein has translation MSLAKLTTSALAIAAVSATAAAARDQVQVAGSSTVLPYASIVAEAFGENFDFPTPVVESGGSSAGLKRFCEGVGENTIDVANASRQIKDAEVAACAENGVTDIIEVRIGYDGIVFASDINGETFEFTPVDWYKALSAKVVVDGEVTENPYTTWDQVNPDFPAQPIQAFIPGTKHGTREVFEEKVILAGCEETGDLEVFAEAAGGDEKAAEKECISLRTDGKSVDIDGDYTETLARIESNQDGIGVFGLAFYENNTDKLQVATMGGVEPTTESIASGDYPVSRPLFFYVKKAHIGVIPGLKEYAEFFVADEVAGPDGPLAEYGLVSDPELADTQSVVADETVMGSGS, from the coding sequence ATGTCACTCGCAAAACTCACCACTTCCGCCCTGGCGATTGCCGCCGTATCCGCAACCGCTGCTGCCGCGCGTGACCAAGTACAGGTTGCCGGTTCCTCGACCGTGCTGCCCTATGCCTCCATCGTCGCCGAAGCCTTTGGCGAGAACTTCGACTTCCCGACACCGGTCGTGGAATCGGGCGGCTCCTCGGCTGGCCTCAAGCGCTTCTGCGAAGGCGTGGGCGAGAACACCATCGACGTGGCCAATGCCTCGCGCCAGATCAAAGACGCCGAAGTGGCGGCCTGTGCCGAGAACGGCGTGACCGACATCATCGAAGTGCGCATCGGCTATGACGGCATCGTCTTTGCCTCCGACATCAATGGCGAGACCTTTGAGTTCACGCCGGTCGATTGGTACAAAGCCCTCTCCGCCAAAGTTGTCGTCGACGGCGAAGTGACCGAGAACCCCTACACCACATGGGATCAGGTCAACCCCGACTTCCCCGCTCAGCCGATCCAAGCCTTCATCCCCGGCACCAAACACGGCACGCGCGAAGTTTTCGAAGAAAAAGTGATCCTTGCGGGCTGCGAAGAGACCGGCGATCTTGAAGTTTTCGCCGAAGCGGCGGGCGGCGACGAGAAAGCGGCTGAGAAAGAATGCATCAGCCTGCGCACCGACGGTAAGTCCGTGGACATCGACGGCGACTACACCGAGACGCTGGCGCGCATCGAGAGCAACCAAGACGGCATCGGCGTCTTCGGTCTGGCCTTCTACGAGAACAACACCGACAAGCTGCAAGTTGCCACCATGGGCGGCGTCGAGCCGACCACCGAGAGCATCGCCTCGGGTGACTACCCCGTGTCGCGCCCGCTGTTCTTCTACGTCAAGAAAGCCCACATCGGCGTGATCCCCGGCCTTAAGGAATACGCTGAGTTCTTCGTCGCCGACGAAGTTGCCGGCCCCGACGGCCCGCTGGCCGAATACGGTCTGGTCTCCGACCCTGAACTGGCCGACACCCAGTCCGTGGTTGCCGATGAAACCGTGATGGGCAGCGGCTCCTAA
- the aroQ gene encoding type II 3-dehydroquinate dehydratase gives MASVLILNGPNLNLLGTRQPEVYGKTTLADVEALCAEETARLGLEMEFAQSNHEGSLIDLIHAARGQHAGIILNAGAYTHTSIALMDAIASVELPVVEVHLSNIHARESFRHTSYIAPVALGQICGFGVHGYILAIQALQRHIVS, from the coding sequence ATGGCGTCTGTACTTATTTTGAACGGCCCGAACCTGAACCTTTTGGGCACGCGGCAGCCTGAGGTCTATGGCAAGACCACCTTGGCGGATGTTGAGGCCCTCTGTGCCGAGGAAACCGCACGGCTGGGTCTGGAGATGGAGTTTGCGCAGTCGAACCACGAAGGCAGCCTGATCGATCTAATCCATGCGGCGCGCGGCCAACATGCCGGTATCATTCTGAATGCCGGCGCCTATACGCACACTTCTATCGCGTTGATGGACGCTATCGCGTCGGTCGAACTGCCTGTGGTTGAAGTGCATCTAAGCAACATTCACGCCCGTGAAAGTTTCCGCCACACGTCCTATATCGCGCCGGTGGCCCTTGGGCAGATTTGCGGCTTTGGCGTCCACGGTTATATTCTGGCCATTCAAGCCCTTCAACGTCATATCGTAAGCTAA
- the pstA gene encoding phosphate ABC transporter permease PstA, with protein sequence MSDIPNPAAPIADPRGASLLVQDGRTKRRNASEGRFKLYGIIAIVIGLLMLLTLLFTIISRGTGAFQQTYVTLSVPLLEDKLDKNGNRDLEDIKKVSTFGYSPLLKSAFENKVEAGEVETDLKPKAMADILSKDAAAQLRNYVLANPELIGTNAEFEFLTNSRVDGYLKGRVTRESIANDKNISAKQLDLVDALIADGSIEKRFNLDFITGADASDARPEAAGMGVSMIGSFAMMLVVLVLALPIGVAASIYLEEFAPKNWITDIIEVNISNLAAVPSIVFGILGLAVFINYMHLPNSAPLVGGLVLTLMTLPTIIISTRASLKSVPPSIRDAALGVGASKMQSVFHHVLPLAAPGILTGTIIGLAQALGETAPLLLIGMVGFIASNPPDSIAEGLMAPNSAMPAQIYEWAKRADPAFYERAWGGIIILLVFLITMNAIAVLLRRRFERRW encoded by the coding sequence ATGAGCGATATCCCCAACCCCGCAGCCCCCATCGCAGACCCGCGCGGAGCCTCCCTGCTGGTTCAAGACGGACGCACCAAACGCCGCAACGCTTCCGAGGGCCGTTTCAAGCTCTATGGCATCATTGCCATCGTGATCGGCCTCTTGATGCTGCTGACGCTGCTCTTCACCATCATCTCACGCGGGACCGGCGCGTTTCAGCAGACCTATGTGACGCTTTCCGTGCCGCTGCTGGAAGACAAGCTCGACAAAAACGGCAACCGCGATCTGGAAGACATAAAGAAGGTCTCGACCTTCGGATATTCACCGCTGCTGAAATCTGCCTTTGAAAACAAGGTCGAAGCGGGCGAGGTTGAGACCGATCTCAAGCCCAAGGCGATGGCCGATATCCTGTCGAAAGACGCCGCTGCCCAGTTGCGCAACTACGTCTTGGCCAACCCCGAGTTGATCGGCACGAATGCCGAGTTCGAGTTCCTGACCAACAGCCGTGTCGATGGCTACCTCAAGGGCCGCGTGACCCGCGAAAGCATCGCCAATGACAAGAACATCAGCGCCAAACAGCTTGATCTGGTCGATGCGTTGATCGCCGACGGCAGCATCGAAAAGCGGTTCAACCTCGACTTCATCACAGGCGCCGACGCCTCTGACGCGCGGCCCGAAGCGGCGGGCATGGGGGTGTCGATGATCGGCTCTTTCGCGATGATGCTGGTGGTGCTGGTGCTGGCGCTGCCCATCGGGGTCGCCGCGTCAATCTACCTCGAAGAATTCGCGCCGAAGAACTGGATCACCGACATCATCGAAGTGAACATCTCAAACCTCGCCGCGGTGCCCTCGATCGTCTTTGGTATCCTTGGTCTCGCGGTCTTCATCAACTACATGCACCTGCCGAACTCGGCTCCGCTGGTGGGTGGTCTGGTGCTCACCCTGATGACCCTGCCGACGATCATCATCTCGACCCGCGCCTCGCTCAAATCGGTGCCGCCCTCGATCCGCGACGCGGCGCTTGGGGTAGGGGCCTCGAAAATGCAATCGGTGTTCCACCATGTGCTGCCCCTCGCCGCACCGGGCATCCTGACGGGGACGATCATCGGGCTTGCCCAAGCCCTTGGCGAAACGGCACCTTTGCTGCTGATCGGCATGGTGGGCTTCATCGCGTCCAACCCGCCCGACAGCATCGCCGAAGGGCTGATGGCCCCGAACTCCGCCATGCCGGCCCAGATCTATGAATGGGCCAAACGCGCCGACCCGGCCTTCTACGAACGTGCTTGGGGCGGTATCATCATCTTGCTGGTGTTCCTGATCACGATGAATGCCATCGCCGTGCTGCTGCGCCGCCGCTTTGAGCGTCGCTGGTAA
- the phoB gene encoding phosphate regulon transcriptional regulator PhoB, translated as MDVTRPQVLLVEDEPAQREVLAYNLEAEGFEVRRAEDGEEAMLLVSEAAPDLVILDWMMPLMSGIEVCRQLKSREATRHIPVIMLSARSEEVDTVRGLETGADDYVIKPYNLRELMARVRTQLRRTRPAAAGALLSFDDIQLDPERHRVSRAGNELKLGPTEYRLLTTLLEKPGRVFSRDQLLDHVWGRDIYVDTRTVDVHIARLRKALTREGGGDPIRTVRGAGYALG; from the coding sequence ATGGACGTCACACGACCCCAGGTTCTGCTGGTAGAAGATGAACCCGCGCAACGTGAGGTACTGGCCTATAACCTCGAAGCCGAAGGCTTTGAGGTGCGCCGGGCCGAAGACGGCGAAGAAGCCATGCTTCTGGTCTCAGAGGCCGCGCCGGATTTGGTGATCCTCGATTGGATGATGCCCTTGATGAGCGGCATCGAAGTTTGCCGTCAGCTCAAATCGCGCGAGGCGACGCGGCATATTCCAGTTATCATGCTCTCTGCGCGTTCTGAGGAAGTGGATACCGTGCGGGGCCTGGAAACCGGCGCGGATGACTATGTGATCAAGCCGTACAACCTGCGCGAACTCATGGCCCGTGTGCGCACGCAGTTGCGCCGCACACGTCCCGCAGCCGCAGGCGCGCTGCTGAGCTTTGACGATATCCAGCTCGACCCGGAGCGTCACCGCGTGAGCCGCGCGGGCAACGAGCTGAAACTGGGGCCGACGGAGTATCGGCTGCTAACAACGCTGCTGGAGAAACCCGGGCGCGTGTTCAGCCGCGATCAATTGCTCGACCACGTTTGGGGCCGCGACATCTATGTCGATACGCGCACGGTGGACGTTCACATCGCGCGTTTGCGCAAAGCATTGACGCGCGAAGGTGGCGGAGACCCGATCCGAACCGTGCGCGGCGCGGGTTACGCCTTGGGTTAA
- the rpsB gene encoding 30S ribosomal protein S2: MALPEFSMRQLLEAGVHFGHQTQRWNPRMGPYIYGARNGIHIMDLTQTVPMLDEALKVIRDTVAKGGSVLFVGTKRQAAQPIADAAEKCAQYYMNHRWLGGTLTNWQTVSQSINRLKNIDEQSERGFEGLTKKERLGMERDQAKLEASLGGIREMGGRPDLLFVIDVKKESLAIAEANKLGIPVVAVVDTNCSPDGVDYIIPGNDDAARAIALYCDLASRAALDGMSAQLGAAGVDLGAMEEAPEEEAVSEESTGVEIGNASEETLHDDAMGKDAPLDIESKKETVAKAEG, encoded by the coding sequence ATGGCTCTTCCTGAGTTCTCCATGCGCCAACTGCTCGAAGCAGGCGTACACTTTGGTCACCAGACACAGCGCTGGAACCCCCGCATGGGCCCGTATATCTACGGCGCGCGCAACGGCATCCACATCATGGACCTCACACAGACCGTCCCCATGCTGGACGAAGCGCTGAAAGTGATCCGTGACACCGTCGCCAAGGGCGGCAGCGTTCTCTTCGTCGGCACCAAGCGTCAGGCCGCTCAGCCGATCGCCGACGCCGCAGAGAAATGCGCACAGTATTACATGAACCACCGTTGGCTCGGCGGTACGCTGACCAACTGGCAGACCGTTTCGCAGTCGATCAACCGCCTGAAAAATATCGACGAACAGTCCGAGCGCGGCTTCGAAGGCCTGACCAAGAAAGAGCGTCTTGGCATGGAACGCGACCAAGCGAAGCTCGAAGCGTCGCTGGGTGGTATCCGCGAAATGGGCGGTCGCCCTGACCTGCTCTTCGTCATCGACGTGAAGAAAGAGTCGCTGGCCATCGCAGAAGCCAACAAGCTGGGCATCCCGGTTGTGGCCGTGGTTGACACCAACTGCTCGCCCGACGGTGTTGATTACATCATTCCCGGCAACGACGACGCGGCCCGCGCCATCGCGCTCTACTGCGATCTGGCATCGCGCGCCGCTCTCGACGGCATGTCGGCTCAGCTGGGTGCGGCAGGCGTTGACCTGGGCGCCATGGAAGAAGCCCCCGAAGAAGAAGCCGTGAGCGAAGAAAGCACCGGCGTCGAAATCGGCAACGCGTCCGAAGAGACTCTGCACGACGATGCCATGGGCAAAGACGCGCCGCTGGACATCGAATCCAAGAAAGAGACCGTCGCCAAAGCCGAAGGCTAA
- the pstB gene encoding phosphate ABC transporter ATP-binding protein PstB, which translates to MKDNRYSESDVTTQPVKIAARNVQVYYGDSHAIRDVDIDINDKTVTAFIGPSGCGKSTFLRCINRMNDTIDVARVTGDIRIDGEDIYDKRVDPVQLRAKVGMVFQKPNPFPKSIYDNVAYGPRIHGLARNKADLDDIVEQALRRGAIWNEVKDRLHAPGTGLSGGQQQRLCIARAVATEPEVLLMDEPCSALDPIATAQVEELIDELRQNYSVVIVTHSMQQAARVSQKTAFFHLGNLVEFGDTDDIFTRPQDPRTESYITGRIG; encoded by the coding sequence ATGAAAGACAACAGATATTCGGAGAGTGACGTGACAACCCAACCCGTCAAGATCGCGGCCCGCAACGTGCAGGTCTACTACGGTGACAGCCACGCCATTCGCGACGTGGACATCGACATCAACGACAAAACCGTGACCGCCTTTATCGGCCCTTCGGGCTGCGGCAAATCGACTTTTCTACGTTGTATCAACAGGATGAACGACACAATTGATGTGGCCCGCGTGACCGGCGACATCCGCATCGATGGCGAAGACATCTATGACAAACGGGTCGACCCGGTGCAGCTGCGCGCCAAAGTGGGTATGGTTTTTCAAAAGCCAAACCCCTTCCCAAAGTCGATCTACGACAACGTGGCCTACGGCCCGCGCATCCACGGGCTGGCCCGCAATAAGGCAGACCTCGACGATATCGTCGAACAAGCCCTGCGCCGGGGCGCGATCTGGAACGAGGTGAAGGACCGTCTGCACGCACCGGGCACCGGCCTCTCGGGCGGCCAACAGCAGCGTCTGTGCATCGCCCGCGCCGTGGCGACCGAACCCGAAGTGCTCTTGATGGACGAGCCATGCTCGGCCCTTGACCCCATCGCCACCGCGCAAGTCGAGGAATTGATTGACGAATTGCGGCAGAACTACTCCGTCGTGATCGTCACACACTCCATGCAACAGGCCGCGCGGGTGAGCCAGAAAACCGCCTTTTTCCACCTCGGCAACCTCGTGGAATTTGGCGACACCGACGACATCTTCACGCGGCCCCAAGACCCGCGCACCGAAAGCTACATCACCGGCCGTATTGGATAA
- the phoU gene encoding phosphate signaling complex protein PhoU yields MSDQHIASAFDRDLEAVQAQILKMGGLVEDAIRRGAQSLETRDEELANEVRAGDKAIDGLEEQINESAARVIALRAPTAIDLRLTLSVIKISANLERIGDYAKNMAKRTSVLNQMEPVSDSTGAIRRMAGAVEAMLKDALDAYIQRDADLARDVITRDEDVDQMYNALFREFLTFMMEDPRSITACMHLHFIAKNVERMGDHVTAIAEQVVYLVTGETPEDDRPKADRTSITAKD; encoded by the coding sequence ATGTCAGATCAACACATTGCATCAGCATTCGACCGCGATCTGGAAGCCGTTCAGGCGCAGATCCTCAAAATGGGCGGGCTGGTCGAAGACGCCATTCGCCGCGGCGCGCAATCGCTGGAAACCCGCGACGAAGAGCTCGCCAATGAGGTGCGGGCAGGGGACAAGGCCATCGACGGACTGGAAGAGCAGATCAACGAAAGCGCCGCCCGTGTCATTGCGCTGCGCGCGCCCACCGCGATCGACCTGCGTCTGACGCTGAGCGTCATCAAGATTAGCGCCAACCTCGAACGTATTGGCGACTATGCAAAAAACATGGCCAAGCGCACCAGCGTCCTGAACCAGATGGAGCCTGTCAGCGACAGCACCGGCGCGATCCGCCGCATGGCTGGCGCGGTCGAGGCAATGCTGAAAGATGCGCTCGACGCTTATATTCAGCGCGACGCGGATCTTGCGCGCGATGTGATCACCCGCGACGAAGATGTCGACCAGATGTATAATGCGCTCTTCCGCGAATTCCTCACCTTCATGATGGAAGACCCGCGCAGCATCACCGCCTGTATGCATCTGCATTTCATCGCCAAAAACGTCGAACGTATGGGTGACCATGTGACGGCCATCGCCGAACAGGTTGTCTATCTGGTGACCGGTGAGACGCCCGAGGACGACCGGCCCAAGGCCGACCGCACTTCGATCACCGCGAAGGACTGA
- a CDS encoding LuxR family transcriptional regulator, giving the protein MNLRDYLHQIAHSPTIEELWDAHTRQMADYGFDRLIYGFTRYRTPTSLGDPADFVILSNQSTEYLNGYVHSGLYFNAPMLRWALNNEGACSWGSLAEITQRDGLSETEKRVIDFNASMDVTAGYTISFRSISARSKGAIALTARRGLSQDEVDAIWATHGADIQLMNEIAHLKILSLPYSSPNRSLTRRQLEVLQWVGDGKTTQDIALLMGLTAPTVEKHLRLAREALSVETTAQAVLKAAFANQMFVMDP; this is encoded by the coding sequence ATGAATTTGCGCGACTATCTTCATCAGATCGCGCATAGCCCGACAATCGAAGAACTCTGGGATGCCCATACGCGACAGATGGCTGACTATGGGTTCGACCGGCTGATCTACGGCTTTACGCGCTACCGCACACCGACCTCTTTGGGCGATCCGGCGGATTTCGTGATTCTGAGCAATCAAAGCACGGAATACCTCAACGGCTATGTGCACAGTGGGCTCTACTTCAACGCGCCGATGCTGCGTTGGGCGCTCAACAACGAAGGCGCCTGTAGCTGGGGCTCCTTGGCGGAAATCACGCAGCGCGATGGCTTATCGGAGACCGAAAAACGAGTGATCGACTTCAACGCCAGCATGGATGTGACGGCGGGCTATACGATCAGCTTCCGCTCGATCTCGGCCCGGTCCAAGGGGGCGATTGCGCTAACAGCGCGCCGTGGCCTGTCTCAGGATGAGGTGGATGCGATTTGGGCCACGCATGGCGCTGACATTCAGTTGATGAATGAAATTGCGCATCTGAAGATCCTCTCCCTGCCCTATAGCAGCCCTAACCGCAGCCTCACGCGGCGTCAACTGGAGGTGCTGCAATGGGTCGGAGATGGCAAGACCACGCAGGATATCGCCCTGCTGATGGGTCTGACGGCGCCTACGGTCGAAAAACACCTGCGCCTCGCGCGGGAGGCTTTGTCGGTCGAGACGACGGCTCAGGCGGTGCTGAAAGCGGCCTTTGCGAACCAGATGTTTGTGATGGATCCGTAA
- a CDS encoding IS30 family transposase — protein MGTHYCHLKLDERRKLAKWLEAKMPISEIADRLGRDPSTIYRDIKRNRYTDNELLELNGYHALVAQDKYEQRRAIHRKMIIHPDLKAAIENRLKAGWSPEQIAGRMRLERHPIRVSHETIYRFAYSKDGREEQFYRHLPEHRRHRRPRGYRRHNRTHIFDSQSLSHRPERVSKRLEFGHWECDLMMFRKEHGKVNVTSLVERVSRYAVVMRNEDRQSKPIMESLINGLAPLPADARQSITFDRGTEFSAWKYLKAGIGADAWFCDPQAPYQKGTVENTNNRLRRYLPRSTAPTALTNRYLRSICHRLNATPRKCLGYRTPAEVFESNLMEIQNRLE, from the coding sequence ATGGGAACCCACTACTGTCACCTGAAGCTGGACGAACGTCGCAAGCTTGCAAAGTGGCTTGAAGCCAAAATGCCGATTTCAGAGATCGCGGATCGACTGGGTCGCGACCCGTCCACGATCTACCGAGACATTAAGCGTAATCGGTACACGGACAACGAACTGCTTGAGCTAAATGGGTATCACGCGCTCGTCGCTCAGGACAAATATGAGCAGCGCCGTGCGATCCATCGCAAGATGATCATCCACCCTGATTTGAAAGCCGCTATCGAAAACCGCCTGAAGGCTGGCTGGTCGCCCGAACAGATAGCCGGCAGGATGCGGCTCGAACGGCACCCGATCCGCGTGAGTCACGAGACGATCTATCGCTTTGCCTATTCCAAAGACGGTCGCGAGGAACAGTTCTACCGCCATCTCCCTGAGCATCGTCGCCACCGTCGGCCGCGTGGTTACCGCAGGCACAACAGAACCCACATATTTGACAGTCAAAGCCTGTCACACAGGCCTGAGCGTGTCTCAAAACGCTTAGAATTCGGCCATTGGGAGTGCGACTTGATGATGTTCCGCAAGGAGCATGGGAAGGTAAACGTGACGTCACTGGTGGAGCGCGTCAGCCGCTATGCCGTCGTGATGCGTAATGAAGATCGCCAATCCAAACCGATCATGGAGTCTCTGATCAACGGGTTGGCTCCCCTGCCCGCCGATGCGCGCCAGTCGATTACCTTCGACCGCGGCACCGAGTTCTCGGCCTGGAAATATCTCAAGGCCGGGATCGGAGCGGATGCCTGGTTCTGTGACCCGCAAGCGCCCTATCAGAAAGGCACTGTTGAGAATACGAACAACAGGCTGCGTCGATACCTTCCAAGATCAACCGCACCGACGGCGCTGACAAATCGATATTTGAGGTCGATTTGCCACCGCCTCAACGCAACGCCGCGCAAGTGCCTTGGCTACCGGACGCCCGCTGAGGTCTTTGAAAGCAACCTGATGGAAATACAGAACCGGTTGGAGTAA
- the pstC gene encoding phosphate ABC transporter permease subunit PstC → MLPLVILIAALALGGYFLARRRALASAQGDSRKLHSLPSYYGYNAVMSVAVPALLVLGLWLLIQPMLVQSSVVDMIPAEAVPEGSSVNLIMSDVRRLADGLDASVSSGALSAADATDLSAADDLRAWLGEQGVALGAEISPEVLQAAQTYREMTATGNFWRNIIVALIALAGLAMVYRETDATFRARNRVEGGVKALLILAASLAILTTVGIVLSMLFETINFFNLHPWTDFFFGSSWAPNFRGDSDLSILPLLWGTLYISLIALLVAVPIGLFAAIYLSEYAGPKVRATAKPLLEILAGIPTIVYGLFALLTVGPFLVQVFGRGEEGLLGVDWMSGATSVLTAGLVMGIMLIPFVSSLSDDIINAVPQSLRDGSFGLGATQSETIRQVVLPAALPGIVGAVLLAASRAIGETMIVVLGAGAIARISANPLEAMTTITTRIVSQLTGDSDFASPETLVAFALGLTLFVLTLGLNVLALYIVRKYREQYE, encoded by the coding sequence GTGCTGCCGCTGGTCATCCTGATCGCGGCACTGGCACTGGGCGGGTATTTCCTTGCGCGGCGTCGGGCTTTGGCCTCTGCCCAAGGTGACAGCCGCAAGCTGCATTCGCTGCCAAGCTACTACGGCTACAATGCGGTGATGAGCGTGGCGGTGCCCGCGCTTTTGGTTTTGGGACTCTGGCTGCTGATCCAGCCGATGCTGGTGCAATCTTCGGTGGTCGATATGATCCCCGCCGAGGCTGTGCCCGAAGGTTCCTCCGTCAATCTGATCATGAGCGATGTGCGTCGTCTGGCCGATGGGCTGGACGCGTCCGTCTCTTCCGGCGCGCTTAGCGCGGCCGATGCGACCGATCTTTCCGCTGCCGATGACCTGCGCGCATGGCTGGGCGAACAGGGCGTTGCCTTGGGGGCCGAGATCAGCCCCGAGGTGCTGCAAGCTGCGCAGACTTACCGCGAGATGACGGCGACGGGCAATTTCTGGCGCAACATCATCGTGGCGCTGATCGCCTTGGCCGGGCTGGCCATGGTCTACCGCGAAACCGATGCCACCTTCCGCGCCCGCAACCGGGTCGAAGGGGGCGTGAAGGCGCTGCTGATCCTCGCGGCGTCACTCGCGATCCTGACCACGGTGGGCATCGTGTTGTCGATGCTCTTCGAGACGATCAATTTCTTCAACCTGCACCCCTGGACCGACTTCTTCTTCGGCTCTTCCTGGGCGCCGAATTTCCGCGGCGACAGTGACCTGTCGATCCTGCCGCTGCTTTGGGGGACGCTGTATATCTCGCTGATCGCGCTACTGGTGGCCGTGCCCATCGGGCTTTTCGCCGCGATCTATCTCAGCGAATATGCAGGCCCCAAGGTGCGCGCCACAGCCAAGCCGCTGCTCGAAATCCTCGCAGGCATCCCCACAATCGTTTACGGCCTTTTCGCGCTGCTGACGGTTGGGCCGTTCCTCGTCCAAGTCTTCGGACGCGGGGAAGAGGGGCTTCTGGGCGTCGATTGGATGTCGGGGGCGACCTCGGTTCTGACCGCGGGGCTGGTCATGGGCATCATGCTGATCCCCTTTGTCTCCTCCCTGTCGGACGACATCATCAACGCGGTGCCCCAATCCCTGCGCGACGGCTCCTTCGGGCTGGGCGCGACCCAGTCCGAGACGATCCGCCAAGTGGTGCTGCCTGCGGCGCTGCCGGGCATCGTGGGCGCCGTGCTGCTGGCCGCGAGCCGCGCCATCGGTGAGACCATGATCGTGGTGCTGGGGGCAGGGGCCATCGCCCGCATCTCGGCCAATCCGCTGGAAGCCATGACCACCATCACCACCCGCATCGTCAGCCAGTTGACCGGGGACAGCGATTTCGCCAGCCCCGAGACGCTGGTGGCCTTCGCCCTTGGCCTGACCCTCTTCGTCCTGACCTTGGGCCTGAACGTGCTGGCCCTCTACATCGTGCGCAAATACCGGGAGCAGTACGAATGA